A portion of the Zootoca vivipara chromosome 6, rZooViv1.1, whole genome shotgun sequence genome contains these proteins:
- the LOC118087767 gene encoding protein BTG3 — MKEEVEKAVWFISRVMDRDRKLEKEKLERFRESLTTILCERYKDHWYPEKPCKGQAYRCIRINRQYTKDDAILKACMESDLDYSALTLKGAITIWIDPGEVSCRLGENNRPFTVKEDKEEEEERRKSSSSGKATPESETSDYHSESPSESPCECASSSEDEGPGKRSAAKTSQIKPGGANLPKQEPHRYRTPSPLWVPHPQGPVFTYFPLTYYYVQPTMPVPRRPNPNMLKRLTKRASKS; from the exons ATGAAGGAGGAAGTGGAGAAAGCAGTCTGGTTCATCTCCCGCGTGATGGATCGCGACCGGAAGCTGGAGAAGGAAAAGTTGGAGCGTTTCAGGGAGAGCCTGACCACGATCCTGTGTGAGCGCTACAAGGACCATTGGTATCCAGAGAAACCCTGCAAAGGGCAGGCTTACAG GTGCATCCGAATAAACAGGCAGTATACCAAGGATGACGCCATCCTGAAAGCCTGTATGGAGAGTGATCTCGATTACTCGGCATTGACATTGAAAGGCGCAATTACAATCTGGATTGATCCTGGCGAGGTTTCCTGCAG gcttgGTGAGAACAACCGCCCCTTCACAGTGAAGGAGgataaggaagaggaggaggagagaagaaaaagcagcagcagcggcaaagcAACGCCCGAGTCAGAGACGTCGGACTATCACTCCGAGTCTCCTTCGGAGTCGCCCTGCGAGTGCGCGTCCTCCTCGGAGGACGAGGGTCCCGGAAAGCGTTCTGCCGCGAAGACATCGCAGATTAAACCAGGGGGAGCAAATCTCCCCAAACAG GAGCCCCATCGCTACCGCACGCCGTCTCCGCTTTGGGTCCCGCACCCGCAAGGCCCGGTCTTCACCTACTTCCCTTTAACTTACTATTACGTCCAGCCAACGATGCCTGTTCCCCGGAGACCCAACCCCAACATGTTGAAACGGCTGACAAAGCGAGCATCCAAATCCTGA